One genomic segment of Streptomyces liangshanensis includes these proteins:
- the murD gene encoding UDP-N-acetylmuramoyl-L-alanine--D-glutamate ligase: protein MNWQGKRVTVAGLGVSGIPAARVLRGLGAEVTVVNDGDDERSRTQAAELEKLGVTVRLGDGDTLPAGTELIVTAPGWRPDKPLFTAAAAAGVEIWGDVELAWRLRGPDAAPWLAVTGTNGKTTTVRMLASILTAAGLRTAAVGNIGVSLLDAVAGEETYDVLAVELSSYQLHWAPSVRAHSAAVLNLAPDHLDWHGSMEAYAADKGRVYEGNRIACVYNAADPATEDLVRAADVEEGCRAIGFTLGTPGPSQLGVVDGILVDRAFVENRRDQAQELAHVTDVDPPAPHNIANALAAAALARAFGVAPTAVRDGLRAFRPDPHRIERVPAAGDVTYIDDSKATNTHAAEASLAAYDPIVWIAGGLAKGATFDDLVSGAAKRLRAVVLIGADRALIREALARHAPEVPVVDLDRTDTGAMSAAVREAARLAQPGDTVLLAPACASMDMFTNYNKRGEAFADAVRALAAEHA, encoded by the coding sequence GTGAACTGGCAGGGCAAGCGGGTCACCGTCGCGGGTCTCGGAGTCTCCGGGATCCCGGCGGCCCGGGTGCTGCGCGGCCTCGGCGCCGAGGTCACCGTCGTCAACGACGGCGACGACGAACGGTCCCGTACCCAGGCCGCCGAGCTGGAGAAGCTGGGCGTCACGGTCCGGCTCGGCGACGGGGACACCCTCCCCGCCGGTACGGAACTGATCGTCACCGCCCCCGGCTGGCGGCCCGACAAGCCGCTGTTCACGGCCGCCGCGGCGGCCGGGGTGGAGATCTGGGGCGACGTCGAGCTGGCCTGGCGGCTGCGGGGACCCGACGCGGCCCCCTGGCTCGCCGTCACCGGCACCAACGGCAAGACGACCACCGTCAGGATGCTCGCCTCGATCCTGACGGCGGCGGGGCTGCGCACGGCCGCCGTCGGGAACATCGGCGTCTCGCTGCTGGACGCCGTGGCCGGCGAGGAGACCTACGACGTGCTCGCCGTCGAACTCTCCAGCTACCAGCTGCACTGGGCGCCGAGCGTGCGCGCCCACTCCGCCGCCGTGCTCAACCTCGCCCCCGACCACCTCGACTGGCACGGCTCCATGGAGGCGTACGCCGCCGACAAGGGCCGCGTCTACGAGGGCAACCGGATCGCCTGCGTCTACAACGCGGCCGACCCGGCGACCGAGGACCTCGTCCGCGCCGCCGACGTCGAGGAGGGCTGCCGGGCGATCGGCTTCACCCTCGGCACCCCGGGCCCCTCCCAACTCGGCGTCGTGGACGGCATCCTGGTCGACCGCGCCTTCGTGGAGAACCGCCGCGACCAGGCCCAGGAACTGGCCCACGTCACCGACGTGGACCCGCCGGCCCCGCACAACATCGCCAACGCCCTCGCGGCGGCCGCCCTCGCCCGTGCCTTCGGCGTCGCGCCCACCGCCGTACGCGACGGACTGCGCGCCTTCCGCCCCGACCCGCACCGCATCGAACGGGTCCCCGCGGCCGGGGACGTCACGTACATCGACGACTCCAAGGCGACCAACACCCATGCCGCGGAAGCGTCCCTGGCGGCCTACGACCCGATCGTCTGGATCGCGGGCGGCCTCGCCAAGGGCGCGACCTTCGACGACCTGGTCTCCGGGGCGGCGAAGCGGCTGCGCGCGGTCGTCCTGATCGGCGCCGACCGTGCGCTGATCCGGGAAGCCCTCGCGCGACACGCCCCCGAAGTCCCGGTGGTCGACCTCGACCGGACCGACACTGGAGCGATGTCCGCCGCGGTCCGCGAAGCGGCACGGCTCGCCCAGCCGGGGGACACCGTACTGCTGGCCCCCGCCTGCGCCTCGATGGACATGTTCACCAACTACAACAAGCGAGGCGAGGCGTTCGCGGACGCCGTCCGCGCACTCGCCGCCGAGCACGCCTGA
- the mraY gene encoding phospho-N-acetylmuramoyl-pentapeptide-transferase, with protein MRQILFAGAIGLFLTLIGTPLLIKLLARKGYGQFIRDDGPRTHGSKKGTPTMGGIAFILATLIAYALAKVITGENPTFSGVLVLFLMAGMGLVGFLDDYIKIVKQRSLGLRAKAKMAGQLIVGIAFAVLSLQFADTQGLTPASTRLSFVTDFGWSIGPVLFVVWALFMILAMSNGVNLTDGLDGLATGASVMVFGAYTFIGLWQFQESCANAVTLTNPNACFEVRDPLDLAVVASALMGSCFGFLWWNTSPAKIFMGDTGSLALGGALAGLAICSRTEFLIALLGGLFVLITMSVVIQVGSFKMTRKRVFRMAPLQHHFELKGWSEVLVVVRFWIIQGMCVIVGLGLFYAGWAADK; from the coding sequence ATGAGGCAGATCCTCTTCGCGGGAGCCATCGGGCTCTTCCTGACCCTGATCGGCACACCGCTGCTGATCAAGCTCCTGGCCCGCAAGGGATACGGGCAGTTCATCCGGGACGACGGGCCGCGCACCCATGGCAGCAAGAAGGGCACGCCCACCATGGGCGGCATCGCCTTCATCCTGGCCACGCTGATCGCCTACGCCCTGGCGAAGGTGATCACCGGCGAGAACCCCACCTTCTCGGGTGTGCTGGTCCTCTTCCTGATGGCGGGGATGGGACTGGTCGGGTTCCTCGACGACTACATCAAGATCGTGAAGCAGCGGTCGCTGGGACTGCGGGCCAAGGCCAAGATGGCGGGCCAGCTGATCGTCGGCATCGCCTTCGCGGTGCTCTCGCTCCAGTTCGCCGACACCCAGGGACTGACCCCGGCGTCCACCAGGCTGTCGTTCGTCACGGACTTCGGCTGGTCGATCGGCCCGGTGCTGTTCGTGGTCTGGGCGCTGTTCATGATTCTCGCGATGTCCAACGGCGTGAACCTGACGGACGGTCTGGACGGCCTGGCCACCGGCGCGTCCGTGATGGTCTTCGGCGCGTACACGTTCATCGGGCTCTGGCAGTTCCAGGAGTCCTGTGCCAACGCGGTGACCCTGACCAACCCCAACGCCTGCTTCGAGGTGCGCGACCCACTGGATCTCGCGGTGGTCGCCTCCGCGCTGATGGGCTCCTGCTTCGGCTTCCTCTGGTGGAACACCTCGCCCGCCAAGATCTTCATGGGGGACACCGGGTCGCTCGCGCTCGGCGGCGCCCTCGCGGGACTCGCGATCTGCTCCCGTACGGAGTTCCTGATCGCCCTCCTCGGCGGGCTGTTCGTCCTGATCACGATGTCCGTCGTGATCCAGGTCGGCTCCTTCAAGATGACCCGCAAGCGGGTCTTCCGCATGGCTCCCCTCCAGCACCACTTCGAACTCAAGGGGTGGTCCGAGGTCCTTGTCGTGGTCCGCTTCTGGATCATCCAGGGCATGTGCGTGATCGTGGGCCTCGGCCTCTTCTACGCGGGCTGGGCGGCGGACAAGTGA
- a CDS encoding UDP-N-acetylmuramoyl-tripeptide--D-alanyl-D-alanine ligase, with protein MIALSLNEIAAIVGGQSHDIPDPEVRVTGPVVIDSRTVEKGGLFAAFAGERVDGHDYARGAVEDGAVAVLATRPLPGVPVIVVDDVVQALGALARTVVERLGATAVALTGSAGKTSTKDLIAQLLRRRGPTVWPDGNLNNEIGLPLTALRAVEDTRYLVLEMGARYVGDIRYLTGLVPPRIGLVLNVGTAHIGEFGGRERIALAKGEMVESLPAAAEGGVAVLNADDPLVRAMSSRTRARVVLFGEADEADVQAENVRLTATGQAAFRLRTPSGCRDVTLRLYGEHHVSNALAAAAVAHELGMSVDEIADALSEAVTLSRWRMEVTERSDGVTIVNDAYNANPESMRAALRALAAMGGASRAEGGRTWAVLGPMAELGDESLAEHDAVGRLAVRLNVSKLVAVGGREASWLRLGAYNEGSWGEESVHVSDAQAAVDLLRSELRPGDVVLVKASRSAGLERVALALLESTTEGEVSGR; from the coding sequence GTGATCGCCCTCTCCCTCAACGAGATCGCCGCCATCGTCGGCGGGCAGTCGCACGACATACCGGATCCGGAGGTCCGGGTCACCGGACCCGTCGTCATCGACTCCCGCACGGTGGAGAAGGGCGGCCTCTTCGCCGCCTTCGCCGGCGAGCGTGTCGACGGCCACGACTACGCGCGCGGCGCCGTCGAGGACGGCGCGGTGGCCGTCCTGGCCACCCGCCCCCTCCCCGGCGTCCCCGTGATCGTCGTCGACGACGTCGTCCAGGCCCTCGGCGCCCTCGCCCGTACCGTCGTCGAACGCCTCGGCGCCACCGCCGTCGCGCTCACCGGCTCCGCCGGCAAGACCAGCACCAAGGACCTCATCGCCCAGCTGCTCCGGCGCCGGGGCCCCACGGTCTGGCCGGACGGGAACCTGAACAACGAGATCGGCCTGCCCCTCACCGCCCTGCGCGCCGTCGAGGACACCCGCTACCTCGTCCTGGAGATGGGCGCCCGGTACGTCGGGGACATCCGCTACCTCACCGGCCTCGTCCCGCCCCGGATCGGCCTCGTCCTCAACGTCGGCACCGCCCACATCGGCGAATTCGGCGGCCGTGAGCGGATCGCCCTGGCGAAGGGCGAGATGGTCGAGTCCCTCCCCGCCGCCGCCGAGGGCGGAGTGGCCGTCCTCAACGCCGACGATCCCCTCGTCCGCGCGATGAGTTCCCGTACCCGAGCACGCGTCGTCCTCTTCGGAGAGGCAGACGAAGCAGACGTACAGGCAGAGAACGTCCGCCTCACAGCGACCGGACAGGCGGCGTTCCGCCTTCGAACACCCTCCGGGTGCAGGGACGTGACGCTGCGGCTGTACGGTGAGCACCACGTGTCGAACGCGCTCGCCGCGGCCGCCGTCGCCCATGAGTTGGGCATGTCCGTCGACGAGATCGCCGATGCGCTCTCGGAGGCGGTAACCCTCTCCCGCTGGCGTATGGAGGTCACCGAGCGCTCGGACGGCGTGACGATCGTCAACGACGCCTACAACGCGAACCCCGAATCCATGAGAGCCGCGCTCCGTGCGCTGGCCGCCATGGGCGGTGCCTCACGGGCCGAAGGGGGGCGTACCTGGGCGGTGCTCGGCCCGATGGCCGAGCTCGGGGACGAATCGCTCGCCGAGCACGACGCGGTCGGACGGCTCGCCGTCCGGCTCAACGTCAGCAAGCTCGTGGCGGTCGGGGGCAGGGAAGCGTCCTGGCTGCGGCTGGGCGCTTACAACGAGGGTTCGTGGGGTGAGGAGTCGGTGCACGTGTCCGACGCACAGGCGGCGGTCGATCTGTTGCGCAGTGAACTGCGTCCGGGAGACGTCGTGCTGGTGAAGGCTTCCAGGTCGGCAGGTCTTGAGAGGGTCGCCCTGGCACTCCTCGAGAGCACCACCGAGGGCGAGGTCTCCGGCCGATGA